One genomic segment of Acidobacteriota bacterium includes these proteins:
- a CDS encoding amidohydrolase codes for MLRKTTLIAALVALAAACVTPGSDVRQVDEINQTESYDLLVKNATIVQGAALPVIRNGFLGVRDGRVAFVGSSEVSGESTLDAGGNVVLPGLIDAHAHIAGLGAALDSVDLVGTESWEEVIDRLRAEADRRPDGEWITGRGWDQNDWPVQEFPNARELDEAIPDHPVVITRVDGHALVANAEARRLAGVTELTQSPDGGMILRDAEGRQTGVFVDNAMGLVRGAIPEASREVRKRRLQEAALEIARHGITGMHDAGTDGETIELLRELDRESNLAIRVYVMLTDSEPLLETWFSKGPLIDDGRVTVRSVKLYADGALGSRGAALLEPYSDADHTGLLTTSRDHMEEVARRAKAAGFQVGAHAIGDAGVRTVIEAFDRAGVEPRDRFRIEHLQVMALEDIGRIADLGLIASMQPTHATSDMPWAEARVGPERIEGAYAWRKVLDRGIPLALGSDFPVEEVSPFLGLYAAITRQDLEGHPPGGWYPEERLTRREALEGFTEGAAFAAFQEDELGTLEPGKLADFIIVDRNPLEVDPGEVPATRVLYTVVGGRVEVVGGK; via the coding sequence ATGCTCCGGAAAACTACTCTCATCGCAGCACTTGTGGCGCTGGCCGCTGCCTGCGTCACTCCGGGCTCCGACGTGAGACAGGTGGACGAAATCAACCAGACGGAGAGCTACGACCTCCTCGTGAAGAACGCAACGATCGTTCAGGGCGCCGCCCTGCCCGTGATCCGGAACGGCTTTCTCGGGGTCCGTGATGGGCGCGTGGCCTTCGTGGGGAGCTCGGAGGTCAGCGGGGAATCGACGCTCGACGCGGGCGGAAACGTCGTGCTTCCCGGCCTGATCGACGCGCATGCGCACATCGCGGGTCTCGGAGCGGCTCTCGATTCGGTCGATCTCGTAGGAACGGAGTCGTGGGAGGAAGTGATCGACCGGCTTCGGGCGGAAGCCGACCGCAGGCCGGATGGTGAATGGATCACCGGTCGGGGCTGGGATCAGAACGACTGGCCGGTCCAGGAGTTTCCGAATGCACGCGAGCTCGACGAGGCAATTCCCGATCATCCGGTCGTGATCACCCGCGTCGACGGCCATGCGCTGGTTGCAAATGCGGAGGCGCGACGGCTCGCCGGTGTGACCGAGCTCACGCAATCTCCCGACGGAGGAATGATTCTTCGGGACGCCGAGGGGAGGCAGACCGGCGTGTTCGTGGACAACGCGATGGGTCTGGTCCGGGGAGCGATTCCGGAGGCCTCGAGAGAAGTGAGGAAGAGACGTCTGCAGGAGGCAGCACTCGAGATTGCCCGGCATGGGATCACCGGAATGCACGATGCGGGAACCGACGGCGAGACGATCGAGCTGCTGCGGGAGCTCGACCGGGAGTCGAACCTCGCCATCCGCGTCTACGTCATGCTCACCGACAGCGAGCCGCTCCTCGAGACGTGGTTCTCGAAGGGACCACTGATCGACGACGGGCGGGTCACCGTCAGATCGGTCAAGCTCTATGCCGATGGGGCGCTCGGAAGCCGGGGGGCCGCTCTTCTGGAGCCGTACTCGGACGCGGATCACACCGGGTTGCTGACCACCTCGCGCGACCACATGGAAGAGGTGGCGAGACGAGCGAAGGCTGCGGGATTTCAGGTCGGCGCGCATGCGATCGGCGACGCGGGCGTGCGAACGGTGATCGAAGCGTTCGATCGCGCCGGAGTCGAGCCGCGTGACCGCTTCAGGATCGAGCATCTCCAGGTGATGGCGCTCGAGGACATCGGGCGGATTGCGGATCTCGGTCTGATCGCGTCGATGCAGCCGACGCACGCAACTTCCGACATGCCGTGGGCGGAGGCGCGAGTCGGTCCGGAGAGAATCGAAGGGGCGTATGCGTGGCGGAAGGTTCTCGATCGTGGCATTCCCCTCGCGCTCGGCTCCGACTTCCCGGTCGAGGAGGTGAGTCCGTTTCTGGGGCTGTACGCCGCGATCACGAGGCAGGATCTGGAGGGGCACCCGCCGGGTGGCTGGTATCCGGAGGAGAGACTGACGAGGCGGGAGGCGCTCGAAGGGTTTACCGAGGGCGCGGCCTTCGCGGCGTTCCAGGAAGACGAGCTCGGTACGCTCGAGCCGGGGAAACTGGCGGATTTCATCATCGTCGACCGCAACCCTCTCGAGGTCGATCCGGGCGAAGTTCCGGCGACTCGGGTTCTTTACACCGTGGTCGGCGGACGGGTCGAGGTCGTGGGCGGGAAGTGA
- a CDS encoding DUF2283 domain-containing protein, which yields MKLKVDQQADALYLTLSEAPSARSEEVSPGIVVDYDEQDRVVGIEMLYLSKRAPETDIRRLLFESVPDVA from the coding sequence ATGAAGTTGAAAGTGGACCAGCAGGCCGACGCGCTTTACCTGACGTTGAGTGAAGCACCATCGGCCCGTTCTGAGGAAGTCTCGCCCGGCATCGTCGTGGATTACGACGAACAGGACCGTGTCGTGGGGATCGAAATGCTGTATTTGTCCAAGCGGGCGCCGGAGACCGATATTCGACGACTGTTGTTCGAGTCCGTCCCGGATGTCGCCTGA
- a CDS encoding DUF4258 domain-containing protein, giving the protein MDYVLTEHARDALEKRQIQIAWVEQAFSAPETTETDPVDSDLEHRLTRIPEFGNRVLRVVVNGKRTPPHIVTIFFDRRRTLP; this is encoded by the coding sequence GTGGACTACGTTTTGACGGAACATGCCCGGGACGCGTTGGAGAAGCGCCAAATCCAGATCGCCTGGGTGGAACAGGCATTCAGCGCACCGGAGACGACCGAAACCGATCCGGTGGATTCAGACCTGGAGCATCGCCTGACACGCATTCCGGAGTTTGGAAACCGTGTATTGCGCGTTGTCGTGAACGGGAAGAGAACACCGCCACACATCGTGACGATATTCTTTGATCGAAGGAGGACACTCCCATGA
- a CDS encoding DinB family protein, with protein sequence MKIRSLFLILLLSCVALIGCRSSSSTMDASTSSTFSPRERAELDAYLDQTRDMFLRSVQGLTEEQIHWKPSSERWSIAQVAEHIAASESMIRGAIEGALAAPASADMLVDAQKETMIRQMVTDRSQTFNAPEPLQPTNRYGNFSDTIDVFRTERMKTERLAHDGGNLRLYAAEHPAGGPVDAVGWFYFLSGHTERHTKQIEELKARPDFPRGS encoded by the coding sequence ATGAAAATCCGGTCCCTGTTTCTGATTCTGCTCCTGTCGTGCGTCGCGCTGATCGGCTGCCGCAGTTCGAGCTCCACGATGGACGCTTCAACCAGTTCAACGTTCAGTCCGCGCGAGCGGGCCGAGCTCGACGCTTACCTCGATCAGACCCGCGACATGTTTCTCAGGTCGGTCCAGGGGCTGACGGAAGAGCAGATTCATTGGAAGCCGTCTTCCGAGCGTTGGTCGATTGCGCAGGTTGCCGAGCACATTGCGGCGTCGGAGTCGATGATACGAGGTGCCATCGAAGGAGCGCTGGCGGCACCCGCATCGGCCGACATGCTCGTCGATGCGCAGAAAGAGACGATGATTCGGCAGATGGTGACGGACCGTTCGCAAACGTTCAATGCGCCCGAGCCACTTCAGCCGACCAATCGATACGGCAACTTCAGCGACACGATCGACGTTTTCAGAACCGAGCGGATGAAGACCGAGAGGCTGGCCCACGACGGCGGGAACCTGCGGCTCTACGCGGCCGAACATCCCGCCGGTGGCCCCGTCGATGCGGTCGGCTGGTTCTACTTTCTTTCGGGTCACACCGAACGGCACACGAAACAGATCGAAGAGCTGAAAGCGAGGCCCGACTTTCCGCGCGGCAGCTAG